Genomic DNA from Microbacterium sp. NC79:
CGTGTACTTCTCGCTCATCGCCGTGCTCGCGCGGTATACGGCCGAACGGGCCCAGCTGAACTCGCTGGGTGCGGTCGCGGTGGGTGTGGCGCTCGTGCTCGTTGCCGTGCTGGTTTTGAACCTGCGCGATGTCGTCGCGGCCTGCGTCATTGTGGGCGCTGCACCGCTCGTGCTGCGGGCGTTGCCGACGACGATGATGCATGTTCCGCCCGGTGCATTCATTGACTTCGCCGAGCATCAAGAAGCACGGTTTGCGGTGCGCGAGGTGATTCCAGCCGCGATTACGACGGTGGATGTGGATCGCGTCACCGACCTCGTCGCTCGTTCGACCGCTCGCATGCAGGTCATCACGATGGCCACCTGCGCGCTCGTCGTGATGTGTATTCCGTTTGTCGTGGTTCCGTTGTCTTCCGAACCGCTGATCGAGATGATCGGGCGACTCGTCCTGGTCGGCTGTGTGGTGTTGGCGCTGGCGCTAGGCGCCCGCCGCTTCTCGTCGCGCGTGCTGAAAGCCGTCGTGCGCGCGACCGCATTCTTTGTCGGCCTCATCACGATCGTTGTGGTGTTCGCCGGATTGTCAGAGGTGGCACGCTGGAGCGTTGCCATCGGGTTCTTGCTGGGGTGTGTGGCTATCGCGGCGTCCGTGATTCTGCTCGCGCGTGGTGCGCGCAGCGTCTACTGGTCGCGGTTTGCGGACATCGTGGAGGGCATGGCGTTGGTCTTCGCGCTGCCCGCTGCTTTCGTCGGTGCCGGACTCATCCAGGCCGTGCAGGGGGCGATGAACTAATGCAAGCTCAGGTGTGTTGGCAGTGTGGGTCGATGTTGCGACCCGGAACCGTGACGTGCCCGGTGTGTGGTGTGCAGCAGCGAGAAGCGGCGGCCCCCGTCGACATGCAGGGCGGTTATCCCGGTTATGCACGCACCGGCGTCGCGATGAATCCAGTTGTCGTGCCGCAGAACGTTGTACCCGGTGTGGCGCCGTTGGCCGGAGCGGCGCATGCTCCCCAGGCACCGTATCAACCCGGTGCGTCGAATATGCAGGTGCCGAGCGCCCACCAATCGCAGAACACCCCGGGCGGTGGCGGCCGGTCTGCCCAGCGCATCGTGTCGATGTACGCGCTCGGTGATGCATTCGTCGGCACCCCGGCGGGTGTCGGCGCGCGCATTCTTTCTCTGCTGATTGACCTGTTCGCGATTGCGGGCGTCGGTGTCGGCGCGTGGCTACTGTCGTCGTCGTGGCTGCTCGGTGTGATTGCGGGCCTCGAGGTTGCGATCATCTTCATGGTTGCGCAGGCGCGCACAGGTGCGTCGCTTGGCAAACTCGTCACCCATACGCGGGTGTCGCGGGCGGATGCACCGCAGTCGCCAGGTCTCGTGCGCTCCGGTGTGCGAGCGGCGGTGACCGGTGCGGGCGCGCTCCTGGCCGCAGTGGGTGCGGTAGCTGTTGAACTGTCAGCGCTCGCGGATTCGTCGGGCAAGCGTCGTACGATCGCCGATCGCGCTGCTCGTACCGTCGTCGTGACGATTCCGACCGAGCAGGCTCGCATCGAGGCAGAAGAAGTGGCGCAAGAGTCTGCGCATTCGGAATACCTTGCGACGCTGTCTGGTGATGGCATGGATCTCGGAACCATGGCTGCGGACTCCGCGCCTGCTGCGGGCTCCGGTTCTGCCGCGGGTATGCGCGTCATTGCGCAGTCTGCTGGGGGAGTCGCGCCGGAACCGGACGCTGGCGCGCGTGGGATGGGTGTGCGCTCGTCTGATGAATCGGCGGTTACGTCGGAGCGAGCGGCTGCGCCCGAACCGGTCGTTGCGCCGGAGCCAGCCGGCTCTGTGCCGTCGCTGCGTCGGAGCGCACCTGCGGCTGTGCCGGCCGAGGTTCCTCCGGTACCTTCTCACATGTCACCCGTACAGTCGGGCGGTGTCTCCGCACCGATTGCGGGTGTGAACCCGTCCGCTCAGACTGGCGGCGTGGTTCCGCCGGCACACCCTGGCGTGGTTCCGCCCGCTCAACCGAGCACCGTGGTTCCGTCCGCTCAGTCGGTGGCGGACGCTCCGGGTATTTCCGCCGACGGGGTGTCGGATGACGCGCCTGCTCCGGGGCCGCGTCGCACGCGCTCTGGCGTGCGGGATTCGGCCGTTGGACAGTCGCCTCACGCCCAGCCTGCTCAAGCGGCCGCTAGCTCCACGCCAAAGCCCTCCAATTCTGATGAGCCTGCCCCCGGCCCTCGTCGCCGTTCCGGTGCGGCGTCGGAGGAACCTTCGGGAATCGTGCGTCGCGGTGCGGCAGGCACGGTGTTGACGTTTGACACGGGTCAGCGTGAGATCGTGGCTGCCTACAGCACCGTCGCGCTGGGGCGTGCGCCGAGCGCGACTGGCGGCGAAGATCAGCTGATCGTGGTGACGGATTCGTCGACGACGATTTCGAAGAACCACGCGCGCTGGGAAGAGGACCGTAGCGGAGTATGGGTCACTGATTTGGGTTCCACGAATGGCACCGAACTGATTTTTGCCGATGGTCGCACCGCGGTGTTGACCCCTGGCGTACGTACGTCGGCTCAGGGGGTGGCGCGGATTCGCCTCGGTGACCGCACCTTCACCATGAGCCCGCTGAACGGAGATTCCGCATGAGTCGTGGTTCTCGCCTGACCCCGCCCCGGGTGCCATCCGGCAAGGTGACGCTGGAGGCGCCTCCTGAGCTTCAGGAGAAGGAGGGCGCTGGCGGCCTGATGACGTCGCTGTTGCCGATGGTCGGTAGCCTCGGCGCCGTCGTCATGGTGGTGACGATGAACCCCAATGGGCGTGGTTTCCTCATGGGCGGCGTGTTCCTGCTGTCAGCGCTGGGCTTTGTCGCGGCAAACGGGTGGCGGCAGCGGTCGCAGCGTAATGCTGAGGTCTTGACGGCTCGTCGTGAGTATCTCGCGTACCTGGGTGAGCTGCGCGAGACGGTGCGCACGGCTGCTGATCAGCAGCGTCGGCACGGCAACTGGGTGTCGCCGGATCCCTCGACGCTGACCTTTTTGGTTGAAGAGGGTGCGCGAGTGTGGGAGCGGTCGTCGACGGATGACGACTTCTTGCTGAGCCGCATCGGAACCAGTGACCAGCCGCTCTGCCTCGCGCTCGAGGCACCGCCACTGCCGTCGCTCGCGTCACTTGATCCGGTGGCGGCGTCTGCCGCGCACCGACTCATGCTGACGCACGAAATGCAGAAAGATCTCCCCGCAGGAATCACCCTCACCGACTATGCGCGCGTCGAGGTCGTGGGCAATGACGAAGACGCGATTCGTTCGCTCGTGCGGGCGATGACGGTGGGCGTTGCCACGTTCCATGCGCCCGATGACGTGCTCATCGCGGTCGTCACGAATCCGGCATATGCGGATCAGTGGGAGTGGATGAAGTGGCTGCCCCATGTCGCTTCGCCGCGGGTGCGCGACAAGGTGGGCGCGGCCCGCATGATCGTGTCGTCGTTTGATGAACTGCGCGAGCTGCTGCCAGCTGATATTTCTGACGCTCCCCGCTTTGCTCCCGATGTTCGTCAGCCGCGGCATGTCATCGTGCTCGTTGACGGCGTCCCCATTCCGCACAATGAGCCGCTCATTGGTTCCGACCCCCTCGCTGGTTTCACCGTGCTGGAAATGCCTGCCACGTGGGACACGCTGGAGGATCCGCGGCGGATGCGCATCGCGTTCTCGTCGACGGGTAAGGAACGCGGCGTTGAACTGGTGCGCGTGCGTGCGCGCGCAGAGTTTGTCGCGCCCGATGCGATGTCGCTTGCGGAGGCGGAGGCCACTGCGCGTCGCCTGCTGCCGCTGTACTCGGCGGAACCAGCTGCCGCGGGTGACGATCAGCGGATCGTTGGTCAGGCAGAGCTGACTGATCTGCTGCGCATGCCTGATGTGCGTGAGATTGACTTTGATAAGGCGTGGGCGCGTCGGCCGAAGCGTGACCGCCTGCGTGTGCCGATCGGTCAAACCACGGAGGGTGCGCCGATCTATCTGGATCTGAAAGAGGCAGCCGAGCAGGGAATGGGGCCGCACGGTGTGCTGATCGGTGCCACGGGTTCCGGCAAATCTGAGGTGTTGCGCACGCTGCTGCTTTCGCTTGTGTTGACGCACTCGCCCGAACAACTCAACCTGGTGCTCGTCGACTTCAAGGGTGGTGCGACATTCTCCGGCATGTCCGACATGCCCCATGTGTCTGCCGTGATCACGAACCTCGGTAGTGAAGTGGGTCTGGTTGATCGCTTCCAGGACGCCCTGACGGGTGAGGTAGTGCGTCGCCAGGAGCTGTTGCGTGCCGCGGGAAACTTCGCGAACGTCAACGACTACGAGAAGGCGCGTCGCAATGGTCGCACCGACCTTGCCCCGTTGCCTGCGCTGCTGATCATCGCGGATGAGTTCTCCGAGCTGTTGGCGGCGAAGCCGGAGTTTGTGGAGAGCTTCATCAACATCGGTCGCGTGGGGCGCTCGCTGCAGATTCACTTGCTGTTGGCGTCGCAACGTCTGGAAGAGGGCAAACTTCGTGGTCTCGATACGTATCTGTCGTACCGGATCGGTCTACGTACCTTCTCGGCGGCGGAGTCGCGCACGGTGCTTGGTGTGCCCGATGCCTACACGTTGCCGCAGGAACCGGGTGTCGGCTATTTGAAGTCGGATACCGAGACGATGACGCAGTTCCGTGCCGCGTATGTTTCTGGCCCGCCGAAGACCGTGATGAAGCATGGCAAGCAGGAGGACGAGGTCGTTCGCGACTACTCGCGCGATGTTGCCCTGTTTACCGCGGGCGCCCAGCCGCTGGATATCGACGAGGACAGTGAATCTGGCCCGGTCGTCGTTCAGGGGCCCACCGAGGAGCGTGCGACGATCGACATCGCGGTGTCGATGATGGCCGGTCGCGGTCCGCTTGCGCACAAGGTGTGGTTGCCGCCGTTGAAGGTGCCTGCAACGCTTGATCATTTGATGAGCGATCTCGCGGTTGATCCTGCGCTTGGACTTATTTCGCCGACGTGGCGCGCACGTGGTTCCCTCACGGTTCCGCTCGGCATCGTGGATATTCCACTCGAACAGCGTCGTGAGCAGCTGACGGTTTCGCTTGCCGGTGCGGGCGGAAACATGCTCATCGTCGGTGGTCCGCTCAGCGGTAAGTCGACGCTGCTGCGCACGATGGTTGCGTCGCTCTCGCTGACGGCGACGCCGCTGGAAGTGCAGTTCTATGTGCTCGACTTCGGTGGCGGAAGTTTCATCGGCTTGCGCGATATGCCGCATGTTTCTGGTGTCGCGATGCGTACCGAAGAAGAGGCGGTGCGCCGTGTCGTCGCCGAGGTGGAGGGCGTGCTCAACGCGCGCGAAATTTACTTCCGTGACAACGGTATCGACTCGATGGATACGTATCGTCGCCGTCGCGCTGAGGGCAAGGTCGACGATGGCTTCGGCGATGTGTTCTTGATCGTGGACGGTTGGGGCACGCTGCGGAGCGAGTTTGAGATTCTTGAGCAGCGCATTCAGGGGATTGCCGCTCGTGGTCTTGGTTTCGGTGTGCACATCATCGTGACGGCGAACCGCTGGATGGAGATTCGTGCGGCGCTGAAGGACTCGATTCAGACGCGCATTGAGTTGCGTCTCGGTGACCCGACAGACAGTGAGATCGATCGAAAGATCGCCGTGAACGTGCCGGCGAACGCGCCGGGTCACGCACTGACCTCGACGAAGTTGCATGCACTCACCGCCCTGCCTCGCATCGATGGTGATCAGCGCCCGGAGACGTTGGCTGATGGCATCGAGAACCTCGTGGCTCGAATGAGTGAGGCATGGCAGGGTCAGCGCGGGCCGAAGTTGCGTCTGTTGCCGACGATGATCTCGTTGGACGAGGTACGTGCACTCACGTCGCCGGATGATCCTCGCATTCTGCTGGGTGTCGAAGAGACGGCACTCTCGCCGTTCGGTCTGGATTTGCGCAACGAGTCGCACCTGTTTTTGTACGGTGATTCGGGTTCGGGCAAGTCGTCGTTCTTGCGTGGTGTCGCGCACGAGATCATGCATCAGTACACGCCGGATCAGGCCAAGATCTTCATGATCGACTACCGTCGTGCGAACCTCGGTGAGGTGCCGCCTGAGTACCTGGGTGCGTACCTGACGTCACACGACATGGCGACGAGCGGGATGCAGGAGTTGGCTGCGTTCTTCCAGTCACGTATGCCTGGCCCAAACGTCACGCCGGAGGAACTACGCAATCGATCGTGGTGGAAGGGCGCTGAGGGCTTCATCCTCATCGACGACTACGATCTGGTTTCGACGAGTCAGGGCAACCCCGCCGCTGTTCTCCAGGGGCTGTTGGCACAGGCTAGTGACCTTGGTTTGCACGTCGTGGTCGCGCGTCGATCGGGTGGTGCTTCACGTGCGTCGTTCGACCCGATTCTGCAGCGATTCACCGATTTGGGCGTCACCGGAATCTTGCTCAGTGGTTCGCCGGAAGAGGGCGGTCTCATCGGCCGCGTCAAGCCTGTTCCGAGTGAACCTGGTCGTGCGCAGGTGGTTAGCCGCGATGCCGGCCACTTCGCGGCTCAGCTGGCGTATGTTCCGGGTCAAAACGGCTAACTCTTGGGCGTCGCTTATTTGACGTTGCGCGCGGGGGAGTGACGGCCCTTCTCGGCTGAGGCGTTGCTGGTGTGTGCGGCGGAGTGCTCCGGCGGGTGTTGCTGGTGTGTGCGGCGGAGCGGGGGATGGCTCCGGGGATATCTCCGGGCCGCCCATGCGGGCGGCCTGCCAGACCCGCCAATATCCCCTCCGCCATCCCCCACTCCTTCGAATGTTGGCTTACGTTGCCGAGAGGTCTGGGTTGGGAGCGAGGGGGCGCACCGTTGGCGCTTCGCGCAAAGAGTGCGCCTGGTTGCGGGTTGGGTGCGCGTTGTTGCGGGTCGAGTTGGATGCGTTATGCATCGTGAAATACGTTATGTCGCGTGAATTTGGGGGAACTCTGCGGCAGACGGGGTGACGGTGTTGCTTAACGTCGTGGACGGGCCGGAACCGCGGTGTTGCGTGGCTCGGCTAAGGTGTCAGCCACCGAAGTGTGAGGCCACCGGAGCGTGCAGCCACACCTCGCACCCCCCCACCCCTAACGCAGTTAGGGCTTTGGGCGGGTGGCGCGATTGCGGAACGCCACGACAGAGCCGACCAGCGCCAGCGCGCCGAAGGCGCTTACCCCGACGAGAAGAACGCGATCCAGATCGAGGGCGTGTTGGTTTCCTGGAGGTGCGACCGAGATCGGATCCTGCGGAGCCGTCGTCACCGGCGCCTCGAAGAACGGGGATGCCGGGCCTCGAGTATCGGGACCGACGATCGCGGTCAAAGCCTGGAACGGCTGCACCATGCCCCAGCCCGAAACGTCCGTACGCTGGTCTGGGTTGCCGCGCAGCGCGGTCGCCGTCAAACGGTACGCCCACTGCTCAGGAGTCTCGTTCGGATACGCGGAAGCTACCAACGCGGCCACTGCGCTGGCGTATCCGGTTGCGTAGCTCGTCGCGGGCGCATCGCTCGCATACACGCAGTCGCCGGTGTTGAGGCCGAGGGTCAGCACGTTTTGTCCGGGCGCGGCGATATCAACGTGCGCACCGTGCACGCTCGCATCCGTCACCATATTCCCGGGCACCGACGCTGCCGTCACACCCAGCGCGCCCGGCGACGCAGCCGGATACCGCAGCTGCGTGGTTCCGCCAGCCGACAGATCCAGATCACCCTTCACATTGCCCGCGCTCGCGACAACGAGGCTGCCCTTATCCGTCGCGTACGCCACGGCGCGATCGATGTCGTCAGACGCCGCCTCAGAAGAAATCGCGACGCTAATAATCTCGGCGCCCGCATCCGCCGCCGCGCGAATCCCGGCGACGAGCCGACTTGTCACGAGCCCATGTCCGGCCTCGGCAGTGCGCTCATCGGTGCCCGCGTACACGCGCACCGGCAAAATCTTCACATTGGGCGCCAGCCCCACGAGCGTCGACGACCCAGAAGGCCGCGCCGCAATCTGCCCCGCAATCGCGGTGCCGTGCCCGTACAGGTCGGTCCAGCCGTTCGCATCCGTGCCGTCATCGACGAGATTGATGCCCGGCAACAGGGCCTTCTCAAGGCGGGGGTCGGAACCATTGACGCCGGAATCGACGACGGCAACAGTGACGCCGGAACCACGAGAAACCGTCCACGCAGCGTCCACTTGCATGGTCGCGAAGGTGGGCATGCCGGAATCGAGCAGAATGTACGACGGATTGCCCTCGTGGCAGGAGTCGCCTTCGGCCATCGGACGCAAAGTGTCCGCGAGCGTAGCCGACTCACGCGACAGATCAGCCGATTCACGCGACAGATCAGCCGCCGCTGCGGGAGCCGCGCTCAGCGCAATCATCGCCCCCACGGTCAGCGCCGCAGCCGTCCCCCGAGCCCGAAACCACCGCACGCCGCGGGAGCGGAAATACCCACGCACGCCGCCGAACTGGAACGCACTGGCCGCACCGGGCACGAACGCACCGGGCACGAACCCGCGAAACCCGAACGCGCCGGGCACGCTACTGAACCGAGCCATCGCTGCGCGCTCCGGCGGCGGTTTGCGTCAGATCCGGGCCACCGTGAAACAGCTGAATCCAGGGCGCAAGCGCGACGCCCACGTCTTCCGTAACATAGCCAAGTTTCGCCAAAATGTCAGCGTCGGCACCGGGCACCGCGTAGCTCGTCGCAGTCGAGTCGATGAGCAGCGTCACCGCGCCCTCTTCCTGACCGAATCCGGCGACGTTCACGAGCGCACCCATCGACGGCTCAACAATCGTCTGACCGGTCAGGTCTTCCGCCGACGCGCTCACCGACGCCAGCACCGAGCTCGCCGCGCCGTCCACATCAACCGTGAGCGCACACGGCGCTTGGGTCGCAGGCAGCATCGCAAACGTGGCGCGCGGCCAGTCGGCAGACGTGACCGGATTGTTCGAGTTGGGCATCGATGAAATTGCTTGGCTGTCCACCTCAAACGTGCGCTCAGCCGAGTACGACGAACCCTGCTGGTAGAGCGCAAACGCCAACG
This window encodes:
- the eccCa gene encoding type VII secretion protein EccCa codes for the protein MSRGSRLTPPRVPSGKVTLEAPPELQEKEGAGGLMTSLLPMVGSLGAVVMVVTMNPNGRGFLMGGVFLLSALGFVAANGWRQRSQRNAEVLTARREYLAYLGELRETVRTAADQQRRHGNWVSPDPSTLTFLVEEGARVWERSSTDDDFLLSRIGTSDQPLCLALEAPPLPSLASLDPVAASAAHRLMLTHEMQKDLPAGITLTDYARVEVVGNDEDAIRSLVRAMTVGVATFHAPDDVLIAVVTNPAYADQWEWMKWLPHVASPRVRDKVGAARMIVSSFDELRELLPADISDAPRFAPDVRQPRHVIVLVDGVPIPHNEPLIGSDPLAGFTVLEMPATWDTLEDPRRMRIAFSSTGKERGVELVRVRARAEFVAPDAMSLAEAEATARRLLPLYSAEPAAAGDDQRIVGQAELTDLLRMPDVREIDFDKAWARRPKRDRLRVPIGQTTEGAPIYLDLKEAAEQGMGPHGVLIGATGSGKSEVLRTLLLSLVLTHSPEQLNLVLVDFKGGATFSGMSDMPHVSAVITNLGSEVGLVDRFQDALTGEVVRRQELLRAAGNFANVNDYEKARRNGRTDLAPLPALLIIADEFSELLAAKPEFVESFINIGRVGRSLQIHLLLASQRLEEGKLRGLDTYLSYRIGLRTFSAAESRTVLGVPDAYTLPQEPGVGYLKSDTETMTQFRAAYVSGPPKTVMKHGKQEDEVVRDYSRDVALFTAGAQPLDIDEDSESGPVVVQGPTEERATIDIAVSMMAGRGPLAHKVWLPPLKVPATLDHLMSDLAVDPALGLISPTWRARGSLTVPLGIVDIPLEQRREQLTVSLAGAGGNMLIVGGPLSGKSTLLRTMVASLSLTATPLEVQFYVLDFGGGSFIGLRDMPHVSGVAMRTEEEAVRRVVAEVEGVLNAREIYFRDNGIDSMDTYRRRRAEGKVDDGFGDVFLIVDGWGTLRSEFEILEQRIQGIAARGLGFGVHIIVTANRWMEIRAALKDSIQTRIELRLGDPTDSEIDRKIAVNVPANAPGHALTSTKLHALTALPRIDGDQRPETLADGIENLVARMSEAWQGQRGPKLRLLPTMISLDEVRALTSPDDPRILLGVEETALSPFGLDLRNESHLFLYGDSGSGKSSFLRGVAHEIMHQYTPDQAKIFMIDYRRANLGEVPPEYLGAYLTSHDMATSGMQELAAFFQSRMPGPNVTPEELRNRSWWKGAEGFILIDDYDLVSTSQGNPAAVLQGLLAQASDLGLHVVVARRSGGASRASFDPILQRFTDLGVTGILLSGSPEEGGLIGRVKPVPSEPGRAQVVSRDAGHFAAQLAYVPGQNG
- a CDS encoding RDD family protein, with protein sequence MLRPGTVTCPVCGVQQREAAAPVDMQGGYPGYARTGVAMNPVVVPQNVVPGVAPLAGAAHAPQAPYQPGASNMQVPSAHQSQNTPGGGGRSAQRIVSMYALGDAFVGTPAGVGARILSLLIDLFAIAGVGVGAWLLSSSWLLGVIAGLEVAIIFMVAQARTGASLGKLVTHTRVSRADAPQSPGLVRSGVRAAVTGAGALLAAVGAVAVELSALADSSGKRRTIADRAARTVVVTIPTEQARIEAEEVAQESAHSEYLATLSGDGMDLGTMAADSAPAAGSGSAAGMRVIAQSAGGVAPEPDAGARGMGVRSSDESAVTSERAAAPEPVVAPEPAGSVPSLRRSAPAAVPAEVPPVPSHMSPVQSGGVSAPIAGVNPSAQTGGVVPPAHPGVVPPAQPSTVVPSAQSVADAPGISADGVSDDAPAPGPRRTRSGVRDSAVGQSPHAQPAQAAASSTPKPSNSDEPAPGPRRRSGAASEEPSGIVRRGAAGTVLTFDTGQREIVAAYSTVALGRAPSATGGEDQLIVVTDSSTTISKNHARWEEDRSGVWVTDLGSTNGTELIFADGRTAVLTPGVRTSAQGVARIRLGDRTFTMSPLNGDSA
- a CDS encoding S8 family serine peptidase translates to MARFSSVPGAFGFRGFVPGAFVPGAASAFQFGGVRGYFRSRGVRWFRARGTAAALTVGAMIALSAAPAAAADLSRESADLSRESATLADTLRPMAEGDSCHEGNPSYILLDSGMPTFATMQVDAAWTVSRGSGVTVAVVDSGVNGSDPRLEKALLPGINLVDDGTDANGWTDLYGHGTAIAGQIAARPSGSSTLVGLAPNVKILPVRVYAGTDERTAEAGHGLVTSRLVAGIRAAADAGAEIISVAISSEAASDDIDRAVAYATDKGSLVVASAGNVKGDLDLSAGGTTQLRYPAASPGALGVTAASVPGNMVTDASVHGAHVDIAAPGQNVLTLGLNTGDCVYASDAPATSYATGYASAVAALVASAYPNETPEQWAYRLTATALRGNPDQRTDVSGWGMVQPFQALTAIVGPDTRGPASPFFEAPVTTAPQDPISVAPPGNQHALDLDRVLLVGVSAFGALALVGSVVAFRNRATRPKP